One genomic window of Planctomonas sp. JC2975 includes the following:
- a CDS encoding ATP-binding cassette domain-containing protein translates to MKTNQQQPAIEVTGLRKTYGKHAVLDGVDFRVARGEIYALLGPNGAGKTTTVNILSTLVRPDAGTATIAGVDVLARPAEARRMFALTGQYASVDGFQTGAENLAMMAVLNHLPASERRLRVARLLEAFDLVDAADKKVSGYSGGMRRRLDLAISLVATPPVLFLDEPTTGLDPRSRAQLWSLVEELAAAGTTILLTTQYLDEAERLADRVGVIDEGVVVATGTPDELKAQVSGDHIVFSFGTREDVAEAGRLAAGGWDVEVDDDDLTVRMPTTDAVEDIRAYLARTAAAGIQVTDIGIAGPTLDDVFLRLTGRATSASRAADVTDNGNEKEKAA, encoded by the coding sequence ATGAAGACGAACCAGCAGCAGCCGGCCATCGAGGTGACCGGTCTACGCAAGACATACGGAAAGCACGCCGTTCTGGACGGCGTTGACTTCCGCGTCGCGCGCGGCGAGATCTACGCCCTGCTCGGGCCCAACGGGGCGGGCAAGACGACTACGGTGAACATCCTCTCCACGCTCGTCCGGCCCGACGCCGGCACGGCGACGATCGCGGGCGTCGATGTGCTCGCCAGACCGGCGGAAGCCAGGCGGATGTTCGCCCTCACCGGCCAGTACGCCTCCGTCGACGGGTTCCAGACCGGAGCCGAGAACCTCGCCATGATGGCCGTGCTGAACCACCTTCCGGCATCCGAACGGCGGCTGCGCGTCGCGCGGCTCCTCGAGGCGTTCGACCTCGTGGATGCCGCCGACAAGAAGGTCTCCGGATACTCAGGCGGTATGCGCAGGCGCCTCGACCTGGCGATCAGCCTGGTCGCGACGCCGCCGGTCCTCTTCCTCGACGAACCGACAACGGGACTGGATCCACGCAGCAGGGCGCAGCTGTGGTCGCTGGTCGAGGAGCTCGCGGCGGCCGGAACGACCATCCTCCTCACCACTCAGTATCTGGACGAGGCCGAACGGCTCGCGGATCGCGTGGGGGTCATCGACGAGGGAGTCGTCGTCGCCACCGGCACACCGGACGAGCTCAAGGCCCAGGTGAGCGGTGATCACATCGTGTTCTCGTTCGGGACGAGGGAGGACGTCGCCGAGGCGGGACGCCTCGCCGCGGGCGGATGGGACGTCGAGGTCGACGACGACGACCTGACCGTGCGGATGCCGACGACCGACGCCGTCGAGGACATCCGCGCGTACCTCGCCCGGACGGCTGCGGCAGGAATCCAGGTGACGGACATCGGGATCGCTGGCCCGACGCTCGACGACGTGTTCCTCAGGCTCACCGGGCGGGCGACATCCGCGAGCCGTGCCGCCGACGTCACCGATAACGGCAACGAGAAGGAGAAGGCAGCATGA
- a CDS encoding alpha/beta hydrolase — MNDTVTSADGGVVAYETVGVGPDVVLVPGALSIAADYSRFATALADHGYRVHTIERRGRGLSCDQGADYSIRTECDDLNAVLRQTGAVYLVGHSFGGLVALETAAAATGLAAVSAYEPGVSIHGQIPSDWIEPAQHRLDAGDPAGAFITFIKAMNPASRRTPDAMLRMILPVAMGRRSWRRHTTLMATTLNEHREVARLDDSYPAYAAITADVQLMYGGSGAGTGRDVRDLLADAIPHASIHEFPDLDHFGIDQKDPEAVADTVARFFGSRPPAAPADGHHELERN; from the coding sequence ATGAACGACACGGTCACCTCCGCCGATGGCGGGGTCGTCGCGTATGAGACGGTGGGCGTCGGACCCGACGTGGTTCTCGTGCCCGGCGCCCTGAGCATCGCAGCCGACTACTCGCGTTTCGCGACCGCCCTCGCCGATCACGGCTACAGAGTGCACACCATCGAGCGCCGCGGACGCGGCCTCAGCTGCGACCAGGGCGCCGACTACTCGATCCGCACGGAGTGCGACGACCTGAACGCCGTGCTGCGGCAGACGGGCGCCGTCTACCTCGTCGGGCACAGCTTCGGCGGCCTCGTCGCGCTCGAGACCGCGGCGGCGGCCACTGGCCTCGCAGCGGTTTCCGCGTACGAACCGGGCGTGTCCATCCACGGACAGATCCCCTCCGACTGGATCGAGCCGGCGCAGCACAGGCTGGACGCCGGTGACCCGGCAGGAGCATTCATCACCTTCATCAAGGCGATGAACCCGGCATCGCGCCGCACGCCGGACGCGATGCTGCGGATGATCCTTCCCGTCGCGATGGGCCGCCGGTCGTGGCGCCGGCACACCACCTTGATGGCGACCACGCTGAACGAGCACCGGGAGGTGGCACGCCTCGACGATTCGTATCCCGCATACGCCGCCATCACGGCCGACGTCCAGCTGATGTACGGAGGCAGCGGCGCGGGCACGGGGCGGGACGTCCGCGACCTTCTGGCCGACGCCATCCCGCACGCGAGCATCCACGAGTTCCCGGACTTGGACCACTTCGGAATCGACCAGAAGGATCCGGAAGCCGTCGCGGACACCGTCGCGCGGTTCTTCGGCAGCAGACCGCCGGCCGCGCCGGCGGACGGACACCACGAGCTGGAAAGGAACTGA
- a CDS encoding L-threonylcarbamoyladenylate synthase translates to MTTFYDCSDDDGLAEGTKQARSAIENGDLIVLPTDTVYGIGADAFSGYAVTQLLAAKGRGRQSPPPVLIPALTTLDALAETVPQEVRDLAGAFWPGGLTVVLPAQPSLSWDLGETEGTVALRMPNNPVALALLRSTGPLAVSSANKTGMPAATTAQEAEAMLGEAVSVYLDGGTVGVDYADADVEETSSTIVDATALASGTGKLRILRHGVISDEQLREVVGDALESAEDQQPT, encoded by the coding sequence ATGACCACCTTTTACGACTGCTCCGACGACGACGGTCTCGCCGAGGGCACGAAGCAAGCGCGTTCAGCCATCGAGAACGGCGACCTCATCGTCCTTCCGACCGACACCGTCTACGGCATCGGCGCCGACGCCTTCAGTGGCTACGCCGTCACTCAGCTCCTCGCGGCGAAGGGGAGGGGACGCCAGTCTCCGCCTCCCGTGCTCATCCCCGCTTTGACCACGCTCGATGCGCTCGCCGAGACCGTGCCTCAAGAGGTGCGGGATCTGGCCGGTGCCTTCTGGCCGGGCGGCCTCACCGTCGTCCTGCCGGCTCAGCCCTCGCTGTCGTGGGATCTCGGCGAGACCGAGGGCACCGTGGCGCTCCGCATGCCGAACAATCCGGTAGCGCTCGCGCTGCTGCGCTCAACGGGTCCGCTCGCCGTGTCGTCGGCCAACAAGACGGGCATGCCTGCTGCCACGACGGCGCAGGAGGCGGAGGCGATGCTCGGCGAGGCCGTGAGCGTCTACCTCGACGGCGGCACGGTCGGCGTCGACTACGCAGACGCCGACGTTGAGGAGACGTCCTCGACCATCGTGGATGCCACGGCACTCGCATCCGGAACCGGCAAGCTGCGCATCCTCCGCCACGGAGTGATCAGCGACGAGCAGCTCCGCGAGGTGGTCGGCGACGCCCTCGAATCCGCAGAGGATCAGCAGCCCACATGA
- a CDS encoding MraY family glycosyltransferase, protein MTLLLVIGLITAIVTFVLSIVVWRVALKYKLYPRIRERDVHTRPTPRLGGVAMFLGIVVAFGVAYLFSVLFQGFGGPLLGVVFSDPTPVFAILGAALLIVVIGVADDLWDLDWMTKLAGQFVAAGLVAWLGVQIYSLPLGGGVTVGSPWMSVVMTVFAIVLVMNAINFIDGLDGLVAGVALIANGAFFLYSYLITVKTSPSNYFSLASVIAIILVGACAGFLPLNWHPAKMFMGDTGALLVGLLMASSAIAVTGQLDPVSIQQGGPRALFPAFIPIILPFAVLVVPLLDFGLAVFRRVRAGKSPFSADRKHLHHRLLDMGHSHLHAVLIFYAWTAVVSIGCLLFFFQPIWPAVVFLCVGLVVCTAFTLAPLSRRKSAEVAAELTPATAIGADAAARLDPLDAASEIPRSHPNATATEPAPPSAARDDELHTKEQAR, encoded by the coding sequence ATGACCCTCCTTCTCGTCATCGGTCTGATCACCGCGATCGTCACGTTCGTGCTGTCGATCGTGGTGTGGCGGGTGGCGCTGAAGTACAAGCTGTATCCGCGCATCCGTGAGCGCGATGTGCACACCCGTCCGACGCCACGGCTGGGCGGCGTCGCGATGTTCCTCGGCATCGTCGTGGCGTTCGGGGTCGCCTATCTGTTCTCGGTGCTCTTCCAGGGGTTCGGCGGTCCTCTGCTTGGCGTCGTGTTCTCGGACCCGACACCCGTGTTCGCCATCCTCGGCGCTGCGCTCCTCATCGTCGTGATCGGCGTCGCCGACGACCTGTGGGACCTCGATTGGATGACGAAGCTCGCCGGCCAATTCGTGGCTGCGGGCCTCGTCGCGTGGCTCGGTGTGCAGATCTACTCGCTGCCGCTCGGCGGGGGAGTGACGGTCGGCTCGCCCTGGATGAGCGTGGTCATGACGGTCTTCGCGATCGTGCTCGTCATGAACGCCATCAACTTCATCGACGGCCTCGACGGCCTGGTGGCGGGGGTCGCCCTCATCGCGAACGGCGCGTTCTTCCTCTACAGCTACCTGATCACCGTGAAGACGAGTCCGTCGAACTACTTCAGCCTGGCGTCGGTCATCGCGATCATCCTGGTCGGGGCGTGCGCCGGGTTCCTGCCGCTGAACTGGCACCCGGCGAAGATGTTCATGGGCGACACCGGCGCTCTGCTGGTCGGACTCCTGATGGCCTCCTCGGCCATCGCTGTCACGGGTCAGCTCGATCCGGTGTCCATCCAGCAGGGCGGTCCGCGGGCGCTGTTCCCCGCGTTCATCCCGATCATCCTGCCGTTCGCCGTGCTCGTCGTACCGCTTCTCGACTTCGGGCTCGCGGTGTTCCGTCGGGTGCGTGCCGGCAAGTCCCCCTTCAGCGCCGACCGCAAGCACCTGCACCACCGGCTGCTCGACATGGGCCATTCGCACCTGCACGCGGTGCTCATCTTCTACGCGTGGACCGCCGTCGTCTCCATCGGATGCCTCCTCTTCTTCTTCCAGCCCATCTGGCCGGCCGTCGTCTTCCTCTGCGTCGGCCTCGTGGTCTGCACAGCGTTCACGCTCGCCCCGCTGAGTCGCCGCAAGAGCGCCGAGGTGGCCGCAGAACTCACCCCAGCAACCGCGATCGGAGCGGATGCCGCCGCCCGGCTCGACCCGCTCGACGCGGCCTCCGAGATTCCCCGTTCTCACCCGAACGCCACCGCGACGGAACCCGCGCCGCCCTCGGCAGCGCGTGACGACGAGCTCCACACGAAGGAACAAGCCCGATGA
- the atpB gene encoding F0F1 ATP synthase subunit A, whose protein sequence is MLLTTVLSASGNGSDGGFTGPSISDFFPPEILFAGTPFALNRVMLIRLLVVALVVLVLWLGTRNMKLRPSRTQTLFEFVIGFVRNGIIYDNLGERIGKRYEPILMTFFFLILGMNLVGSVPGLQIAPTALIGLPLVMAIVAWVMFIYAGMREKGVRFWKDSLFLPGVPWFLYFLLTPLEFLSTFIVRPVTLTLRLTMNMLAGHMLVVLCFAATQFFFFTVLADGNLLGLLGIGSFAFGIAFTVLDLFVAILQAYVFTILSTIYIQLAVAEEH, encoded by the coding sequence ATGCTCCTCACTACAGTGCTGTCTGCCAGCGGCAACGGTTCTGACGGCGGATTCACCGGTCCGTCCATCTCGGACTTCTTCCCGCCGGAGATCCTGTTCGCCGGCACCCCCTTCGCTCTCAACCGCGTGATGCTGATCAGGCTCCTCGTGGTGGCTCTGGTCGTTCTCGTCCTCTGGCTGGGTACGCGGAACATGAAGCTCCGCCCGTCGCGCACGCAGACCCTGTTCGAGTTCGTCATCGGCTTCGTCCGCAACGGCATCATCTACGACAACCTCGGCGAGCGCATCGGCAAGCGGTACGAGCCGATCCTGATGACGTTCTTCTTCCTCATCCTCGGCATGAACCTGGTTGGATCGGTCCCCGGTCTGCAGATCGCTCCGACGGCACTCATCGGTCTTCCGCTCGTCATGGCCATCGTCGCCTGGGTGATGTTCATCTACGCCGGCATGCGCGAAAAGGGTGTGCGGTTCTGGAAGGACTCGCTGTTCCTCCCCGGCGTCCCGTGGTTCCTCTACTTCCTGCTCACTCCGCTGGAGTTCCTCTCCACCTTCATCGTCCGTCCGGTCACCCTGACACTCCGACTCACGATGAACATGTTGGCCGGGCACATGCTCGTCGTCCTCTGCTTCGCGGCGACGCAGTTCTTCTTCTTCACCGTGCTCGCCGACGGCAATCTGCTCGGCCTGCTCGGAATCGGATCGTTCGCATTCGGCATCGCCTTCACCGTGCTCGACCTGTTCGTGGCAATTCTGCAGGCGTACGTCTTCACGATCCTCTCCACCATCTACATCCAGCTTGCGGTCGCTGAAGAGCACTGA
- the atpE gene encoding ATP synthase F0 subunit C: MHIVGQLAPLAFGLAVIGSGIGVGYVIGKTIESVARQPELQGRLTSLMFLGVALTEALCFIAIAVAFIPFPTP, translated from the coding sequence ATGCACATCGTCGGACAGCTTGCCCCGCTGGCTTTCGGCCTCGCCGTCATCGGCTCCGGTATCGGCGTCGGCTATGTGATCGGTAAGACGATCGAGTCGGTTGCCCGCCAGCCTGAGCTGCAGGGTCGCTTGACCAGCCTCATGTTCCTCGGCGTCGCGCTGACGGAAGCACTCTGCTTCATCGCTATCGCCGTCGCGTTCATCCCGTTCCCGACCCCGTAG
- a CDS encoding F0F1 ATP synthase subunit B: MLSTLVTAAEESQSPVLPSIPDLIWGTLAFVIILVFVLRYALPRINKLLDERREAIDGNIDRAERLQNEANAALDHYTAQLAEARSEAGRIREQARADGAGIIAELKEQASAEAARITANAQVQIESERAAALASLRAEVGTLALDLASSIVGEVLSDDKRAESIVDRFLEDLEADEKSKAGK; this comes from the coding sequence GTGCTCAGCACCCTGGTAACCGCAGCGGAAGAGAGCCAGAGTCCGGTTCTTCCGTCGATCCCGGACCTGATCTGGGGAACGCTAGCGTTCGTGATCATTCTGGTGTTCGTGCTCCGGTACGCGCTTCCGCGCATCAACAAGCTGCTCGATGAGCGCCGCGAGGCCATCGACGGCAACATCGACCGCGCGGAGCGTCTCCAGAACGAGGCCAATGCTGCGCTCGACCACTACACGGCTCAGCTCGCCGAGGCACGTTCCGAGGCAGGCCGCATCCGTGAGCAGGCTCGGGCCGATGGTGCAGGCATCATCGCCGAACTGAAGGAGCAGGCCTCTGCCGAGGCGGCGCGCATCACCGCGAACGCCCAGGTGCAGATCGAGTCCGAGCGCGCAGCCGCCCTGGCATCCCTGCGCGCAGAAGTCGGCACGCTCGCACTCGACCTCGCGTCGAGCATCGTCGGCGAGGTGCTCTCGGACGACAAGCGCGCAGAGTCGATCGTGGACCGCTTCCTCGAGGACCTCGAGGCCGATGAGAAGTCGAAGGCTGGCAAGTAA
- a CDS encoding F0F1 ATP synthase subunit delta: MGSATRESLAAAEARLSAAPSVTRQTGEQLLASGRVIEGSTQLRSVLSDPEAGRKGELVRTIFHSLDATASELLADMAGSRWSSTEQFLDAVEEIGIRAIARASGDDGTIEAELFSFAKAVGSNAELELALGSKLGDPQRRVDLVERLLVGRASEATVILMRYIVQNPRGRRIGELISHVADIVAHDADAIVVSLTAATEPTPAQLDRLRLSLAARYGRTPRFDVTVDPELVGGLRVQVGDEVIDGSISNRLADLRLRLAG, encoded by the coding sequence GTGGGATCAGCGACTCGGGAGTCACTGGCCGCAGCAGAGGCACGCCTCTCCGCGGCTCCGTCGGTGACCCGCCAGACCGGTGAGCAGCTGCTTGCGTCCGGCAGGGTGATCGAGGGCTCCACGCAGCTTCGTTCCGTGCTCTCCGATCCGGAGGCGGGTCGGAAGGGTGAGCTGGTCAGAACGATCTTCCACTCACTGGATGCCACGGCATCCGAGCTTCTGGCCGACATGGCGGGCTCGCGTTGGTCGAGCACCGAGCAGTTCCTGGATGCGGTCGAGGAGATCGGCATCCGCGCGATAGCGCGCGCGTCGGGCGACGACGGGACAATCGAGGCAGAGCTCTTCTCATTCGCCAAAGCAGTGGGAAGCAACGCCGAACTGGAGCTTGCGCTCGGCAGCAAGCTCGGCGACCCGCAGCGGCGAGTCGACCTCGTCGAGAGACTGCTGGTCGGCCGTGCTTCGGAAGCGACAGTCATCTTGATGCGCTACATCGTGCAGAATCCGCGCGGCCGCCGCATCGGTGAACTCATCTCGCATGTCGCCGACATCGTGGCGCACGACGCAGACGCCATTGTCGTCTCGCTCACGGCAGCCACAGAACCGACGCCGGCCCAGCTCGATCGGCTTCGCCTTTCGCTCGCCGCGCGTTACGGACGCACCCCCCGATTCGACGTGACGGTCGACCCCGAACTCGTCGGAGGCCTGCGGGTGCAGGTCGGTGACGAAGTCATCGACGGCAGCATCTCGAACCGCCTCGCAGATCTGCGACTTCGACTTGCCGGCTGA
- the atpA gene encoding F0F1 ATP synthase subunit alpha produces MADISISPDEIRAALKDFVAGYQPDSTAAIEVGTVVDAGDGIAHVEGLPGAMANELLRFDDGTLGLALNLDENEIGVVVLGEFAGIEEGQQVTRTGEVLSVAVGDGYLGRVVDPLGNPIDGLGAIETEGRRALELQAPGVMQRKSVHEPLQTGIKAIDAMIPIGRGQRQLIIGDRQTGKTAIAIDTIINQKANWESGDPEKQVRCIYVAIGQKGSTIASVKGALEDAGALEYTTIVAAPASDPAGFKYLAPYTGSAIGQHWMYGGKHVLIVFDDLSKQAEAYRAVSLLLRRPPGREAYPGDVFYLHSRLLERCAKLSDDLGAGSMTGLPIIETKANDVSAYIPTNVISITDGQIFLQSDLFNANQRPAVDVGISVSRVGGDAQVKSIKKVSGTLKLELAQYRALEAFSMFASDLDAASRRQLDRGARLTELLKQPQYSPFPVEEQVVSIWAGTNGKLDEVPVEDILRFEAEFLDHLRRTTSVLDTLRSTNVLDDNTLETLEREVDVFKLEFQTGEGKPLIAPGSERYAAIEEEEVDQEQIVTRSR; encoded by the coding sequence ATGGCAGACATCAGCATCAGCCCCGATGAGATTCGCGCGGCACTCAAGGACTTCGTCGCCGGTTACCAGCCAGACTCCACTGCCGCCATCGAGGTCGGCACCGTGGTCGATGCTGGCGACGGCATCGCGCACGTCGAGGGCCTTCCCGGCGCAATGGCGAACGAGCTCCTGCGCTTCGATGACGGCACCCTGGGCCTCGCGCTCAACCTCGACGAGAACGAGATCGGTGTCGTCGTGCTGGGTGAGTTCGCCGGCATCGAAGAGGGCCAGCAGGTCACCCGCACCGGCGAGGTGCTCTCGGTCGCCGTCGGCGACGGCTACCTCGGTCGTGTCGTGGACCCGCTCGGCAACCCGATCGACGGCCTCGGCGCCATCGAGACGGAGGGCCGCCGCGCGCTCGAGCTGCAGGCGCCTGGCGTCATGCAGCGCAAGAGCGTGCACGAGCCGCTGCAGACCGGCATCAAGGCGATCGACGCCATGATCCCGATCGGCCGCGGACAGCGCCAGCTGATCATCGGTGACCGCCAGACGGGCAAGACCGCGATCGCGATCGACACGATCATCAACCAGAAGGCCAACTGGGAGTCGGGCGACCCCGAGAAGCAGGTGCGCTGCATCTACGTCGCCATCGGGCAGAAGGGCTCGACGATCGCCTCCGTCAAGGGTGCGCTCGAAGACGCAGGCGCCCTGGAGTACACGACGATCGTCGCGGCTCCGGCATCCGACCCTGCGGGCTTCAAGTACCTCGCTCCGTACACCGGCTCGGCGATCGGCCAGCACTGGATGTACGGCGGCAAGCACGTCCTGATCGTGTTCGACGACCTGTCGAAGCAGGCCGAGGCCTACCGCGCCGTGTCTCTGCTGCTGCGTCGCCCGCCGGGCCGCGAGGCATACCCGGGTGACGTCTTCTACCTGCACTCGCGTCTGCTCGAGCGTTGCGCGAAGCTTTCGGACGACCTCGGTGCCGGATCGATGACCGGTCTGCCGATCATCGAGACGAAGGCGAACGACGTCTCCGCCTACATCCCGACCAACGTGATCTCCATCACCGACGGCCAGATCTTCCTGCAGTCCGACCTGTTCAACGCGAACCAGCGCCCGGCCGTCGACGTCGGAATCTCGGTGTCCCGCGTCGGCGGTGACGCCCAGGTGAAGTCGATCAAGAAGGTTTCCGGAACCTTGAAGCTCGAGCTCGCGCAGTACCGCGCACTCGAGGCCTTCTCGATGTTCGCATCCGACCTCGACGCCGCGTCGCGCCGTCAGCTCGACCGCGGTGCACGGCTCACCGAGCTGCTCAAGCAGCCGCAGTACTCGCCCTTCCCGGTCGAGGAGCAGGTCGTGTCCATCTGGGCCGGCACCAACGGAAAGCTCGACGAGGTCCCGGTCGAGGACATCCTCCGCTTCGAGGCTGAGTTCCTCGACCACCTCCGCCGCACCACGTCGGTGCTCGACACGCTGCGTTCGACGAACGTCCTCGACGACAACACGCTCGAGACGCTCGAGCGAGAGGTCGACGTGTTCAAGCTCGAGTTCCAGACCGGCGAGGGCAAGCCCTTGATCGCACCGGGTAGCGAGCGCTACGCGGCGATCGAGGAAGAGGAAGTCGACCAGGAGCAGATCGTCACGCGTAGCCGCTGA